One genomic window of Nicotiana sylvestris chromosome 10, ASM39365v2, whole genome shotgun sequence includes the following:
- the LOC138879460 gene encoding MAR-binding filament-like protein 1, whose product MDEVIGNLKTYEMKRKKDSERRVSKKEKNMVLKPESNDSSDEDSDMAYLTKRFQKMVRRNGGIPKWGSSRKRNLVPDKRFNRKSAADNIVKQDLAAWGDSSSESERESDAENSSMMAVETEATKYDSLFALMAQSDDDEKDEEDEVNFRDVQRNLKSFSSKKLRSLSNVLIDAYYSLVNDKEILTIELGEAEQSRDDLVVRVVDLNETIANLEQEKEALNERVTSVENERDDLMVVVVDLKEIIEGLNNEKHTLEEKVASTEEERDDMLVICTDLEETIEGLNREHRNVSLGKGKEVASETHIMLEKELTVVKTSLCSELERNQQLQAELEKVRNDPERSLKWTWSSDAVTAMYLNNSRNKQGIGF is encoded by the exons atggatgaggtgattggtaatctgaagacatacgagatgaaaagaaagaaagacagtgaaagaagagtgTCTAAGAAGGAAAAGAACATGGTGCTTAAGCCTGAAAGCAATGAttcaagtgatgaagatagtgacatggcctatcttactaagagatttcaaaagatggttcgaagaaatggcggtataccaaagtggggcagttcaa gaaaaaggaacctggttccagatAAAAGATTCAATCGAAAAAGTGCTGCAGACAATATCGTTAAGCAGGatcttgctgcttggggagactcctcgAGTGAATCCGAAAGGGAATCAGATGCAGaaaatagttccatgatggcagtggaaactgaagcaacgaAGTACGATTCACTGTTTGCGCTGATGGCTCAGTCAGATGATgatgaaaaagatgaagaagatgaggtaaacttcagggatgtacagagaaatctgaaatcctttTCTTCTAAGAAGCTAAGGTCTTTATCTAATGTCCTAATTGATGCCTATTATAGCCTTGtaaatgataaggagatcctgaccatagaactaggagaggccgaacaatctagagatgatctagtgGTCCGTGTAGTAGActtaaatgagaccatagctaacCTTGAACAAGAAAAGGAAGCCTTGAATGAAAGAGTAACTAGTGTGGAAAATGAGAGAGACGATTtgatggtagtagttgttgatctaaaagaaaTAATAGAAGGCCTTAACAATGAGAAACACACCTTAGAAGAAAAAGTTGCATCTACTGAAGAGGAAAGGGATGACATGTTAGTAATATGCACtgatctagaggaaaccattgagggactcaatagagaacataggaatgtaagtcttgggaaagggaaggaagtagccAGTGAGACGCACATCATGCTTGAAAAGGAGTTAACTGTTGTGAAAACCAGTCTCTGCAGTGAACTCGAGAGGAATCAacaacttcaagctgaattggagaaagtaagaaatgATCCTGAGAGATCtctgaagtggacctggtcctcagatgctgtCACTGCCATGTATCTCAACAACAGTAGGAACAAGCAGGGCATTGGGTtctaa